In Oryza sativa Japonica Group chromosome 2, ASM3414082v1, the following are encoded in one genomic region:
- the LOC4328809 gene encoding heat stress transcription factor C-2a, translating into MTTTTAEGGGGVAPFVAKTYRMVDDPATDGVIAWGRDSNSFVVADPFAFSQTLLPAHFKHSNFSSFVRQLNTYGFRKVDPDRWEFAHVSFLRGQTHLLRRIVRRSSGGGGAKRKEEAGGCGGGGEAAAGDVDEESAVVALEVARLRREQREIEGRVAAMWRRVQETERRPKQMLAFLVKVVGDPQVLRRLVDRDNTNAAASNADDSAVHHQVKRPRLLLDSSSTTTTHGDRHLVTAAADGFYAGGCGPEAAAAAAFVPDDAVDFTGLYTGGDGFGNAVVDAGVDYPPAYAFPVVDSGY; encoded by the exons atgacgacgacgacggcggagggcggtggcggGGTGGCGCCGTTCGTGGCGAAGACGTACCGGATGGTGGACGACCCGGCCACCGACGGCGTCATCGCCTGGGGCAGGGACAGCAACAgcttcgtcgtcgccgacccCTTCGCCTTCTCCCAGACCCTCCTCCCCGCCCACTTCAAGCACTCCAACTTCTCCAGCTTCGTCCGCCAGCTCAACACCTAC GGGTTTCGCAAGGTTGATCCGGACAGGTGGGAGTTCGCGCACGTGTCGTTCCTGCGCGGCCAGACGCACCTGCTGCGCCGGATCGTGCGACGGAgcagcggcggagggggagcgaagaggaaggaggaggccggcggttgcggcggcggaggggaggcggccgccggggaCGTCGACGAGGAGAGCGCCGTGGTGGCCTTGGAGGTGGCGCGGCTGAGGCGGGAGCAGCGGGAGATCGAGGGCCGCGTCGCCGCGATGTGGCGCCGCGTGCAGGAGACGGAGCGCCGCCCCAAGCAGATGCTCGCCTTCCTCGTCAAGGTCGTCGGCGACCCGCAGGTGCTGCGCCGCCTCGTCGACAGGGACAAcaccaacgccgccgcctccaacgCCGACGACTCCGCCGTGCATCATCAGGTCAAGaggccgcgcctcctcctcgactcatcctccaccaccaccacccacggCGACCGCCacctcgtcaccgccgccgcagacGGGTTCTACGCCGGCGGCTGCGGCCCGGAGGCCGCAGCTGCCGCCGCGTTCGTGCCGGACGACGCGGTCGACTTCACCGGCCTCtacaccggcggcgacgggttcggcaacgccgtcgtcgacgccggcgtcgaCTACCCGCCGGCGTACGCGTTCCCGGTGGTGGACAGCGGCTACTAA
- the LOC4328810 gene encoding E3 ubiquitin-protein ligase CCNB1IP1 homolog isoform 1 (isoform 1 is encoded by transcript variant 1), with translation MKCNACWRELEGQAVSTTCGHLLCTEDAKKILSNDAACPICDQVLSKSHMRPVDTNPNDDWTNMSMAGVSPQILMKSAYRSVMFYIGQKELEMQYKMNRIVGQCRQKCELMQAKFTEKLEEVHTAYQKMAKKCQLMEQEVENLSRDKQELQEKFAEKSRQKRKLDEMYDQLRSEYESAKRSAIQPANNYFPRAQPDLFSGVPNIMDSSDPLRQGLAGLPETPGRRDEGWAPPPRQRRSTSGPFELSAGSPAHNAAPPVDIRPRQPARPVFGTAMNNTSAALRNMIISPVKRPQLSRNRPHMFTL, from the exons ATGAAGTGCAATGCTTGCTGGCGGGAGTTGGAAGGGCAAGCTGTATCAACAACCTGCGGTCATCTTTTAT GTACAGAGGATGCTAAGAAAATACTGAGCAATGATGCTGCATGCCCGATTTGTGATCAAGTGCTTTCAAAAAG ccaTATGAGACCTGTTGATACAAATCCAAATGATGATTGGACAAAT ATGTCAATGGCTGGAGTTTCTCCACAGATAC TTATGAAGAGTGCATACAGAAGTGTCATGTTTTACATTGGGCAAAAGGAACTGGAGATGCAGTACAAGATGAACAGAATTGTTGGTCAGTGTAGGCAAAAGTGTGAACTTATGCAGGCAAAGTTCACTGAGAAGCTGGAAGAAGTTCATACTGCATACCAGAAAATGGCCAAAAAATGCCAGTTGATGGAACAAGAGGTTGAAAACTTGTCGAGGGATAAGCAAGAGCTACAAGAAAAATTTGCTGAGAAATCCAG GCAGAAAAGGAAGCTTGATGAGATGTATGATCAGCTGAGAAGCGAGTATGAGTCGGCAAAGCGTTCAGCAATTCAACCTGCGAACAACTACTTCCCAAGAGCCCAGCCAGACCTGTTCTCAGGCGTGCCCAACATAATGGATAGCAGCGACCCTCTGAGACAAG GATTGGCTGGTCTTCCTGAAACTCCAGGGCGGAGAGATGAGGGATGGGCTCCACCACCAAGGCAACGTCGGTCCACCTCTGGACCATTTGAGCTGTCTGCGGGATCTCCTGCTCACAATGCGGCGCCTCCGGTTGATATTAGGCCCAGACAGCCAGCACGGCCCGTATTCGGCACTGCCATGAATAATACTTCTGCAGCTCTGCGAAATATGATAATCTCGCCTGTGAAACGTCCTCAGCTTTCCCGAAACCGTCCACATATGTTCAC GTTGTAG
- the LOC4328810 gene encoding E3 ubiquitin-protein ligase CCNB1IP1 homolog isoform 2 (isoform 2 is encoded by transcript variant 2) has protein sequence MKCNACWRELEGQAVSTTCGHLLCTEDAKKILSNDAACPICDQVLSKSHMRPVDTNPNDDWTNMSMAGVSPQILMKSAYRSVMFYIGQKELEMQYKMNRIVGQCRQKCELMQAKFTEKLEEVHTAYQKMAKKCQLMEQEVENLSRDKQELQEKFAEKSRQKRKLDEMYDQLRSEYESAKRSAIQPANNYFPRAQPDLFSGVPNIMDSSDPLRQGRRDEGWAPPPRQRRSTSGPFELSAGSPAHNAAPPVDIRPRQPARPVFGTAMNNTSAALRNMIISPVKRPQLSRNRPHMFTL, from the exons ATGAAGTGCAATGCTTGCTGGCGGGAGTTGGAAGGGCAAGCTGTATCAACAACCTGCGGTCATCTTTTAT GTACAGAGGATGCTAAGAAAATACTGAGCAATGATGCTGCATGCCCGATTTGTGATCAAGTGCTTTCAAAAAG ccaTATGAGACCTGTTGATACAAATCCAAATGATGATTGGACAAAT ATGTCAATGGCTGGAGTTTCTCCACAGATAC TTATGAAGAGTGCATACAGAAGTGTCATGTTTTACATTGGGCAAAAGGAACTGGAGATGCAGTACAAGATGAACAGAATTGTTGGTCAGTGTAGGCAAAAGTGTGAACTTATGCAGGCAAAGTTCACTGAGAAGCTGGAAGAAGTTCATACTGCATACCAGAAAATGGCCAAAAAATGCCAGTTGATGGAACAAGAGGTTGAAAACTTGTCGAGGGATAAGCAAGAGCTACAAGAAAAATTTGCTGAGAAATCCAG GCAGAAAAGGAAGCTTGATGAGATGTATGATCAGCTGAGAAGCGAGTATGAGTCGGCAAAGCGTTCAGCAATTCAACCTGCGAACAACTACTTCCCAAGAGCCCAGCCAGACCTGTTCTCAGGCGTGCCCAACATAATGGATAGCAGCGACCCTCTGAGACAAG GGCGGAGAGATGAGGGATGGGCTCCACCACCAAGGCAACGTCGGTCCACCTCTGGACCATTTGAGCTGTCTGCGGGATCTCCTGCTCACAATGCGGCGCCTCCGGTTGATATTAGGCCCAGACAGCCAGCACGGCCCGTATTCGGCACTGCCATGAATAATACTTCTGCAGCTCTGCGAAATATGATAATCTCGCCTGTGAAACGTCCTCAGCTTTCCCGAAACCGTCCACATATGTTCAC GTTGTAG